The DNA region GATCGATACGCATAAAGCGGCTGGGTGCGCGCAAGGAGGGTGTGAAAGGCATGGCCGCTCTCGTGCAGCAGGGTTTCCAAGTCGCGATGGGTACCGACCGCGTTCATGAAGATGAATGGCTGTCGGGCTTCGGCAAGCGTGCTTTGGTAGCCGCCGGGAGCCTTGCCCTTGCGGTTTTCTAGGTCGACCAGGCCGTCTTGGCGCATCTGCCGGAAGAGAGCTCCTAAGGGCTTGTCCAGGGCGCAGATCACCCTTTCGGTCTTCTCTAGCAGCTCGGCGCTCGTCCGGAACGGGCGCAGGGGAGGTTTCCCATCGATGTCGACCGCTAGATCCCACGGACGCAGCCGATCGATCCCGAGCCGCTTCTCCCGCCGGGAGTCCATCTCCCGGCAGAGGGGAACGACCACCTCTTCGATCGCGCGGCCGAACTCGAGGCAATCGGCCGGGGTGTAATCGAATCGTTCGGCGCGGGCGAAGGCGTACTCGCGGTAGTCGGGGAATCCGGCGGCGGCGGCGATCTCCGTCCGCAGGGACAGCAGGCGATCAAAGATCTCCTCCAACATCCCGGCGTCCTGCAACCTGCGCCTGGCAATCTGCTCCCAGGCTGTCCGCCTTCTCTCTCGATCCGGCTCCTCGAGCACTCTCCCTACCTGGGCAAGGGTCTGTTCCCGCCCGTCGAAGGAGATGGTCATCGCCCCGACGATCTTTTGATATTGCTGGCAGAGACGCGCCTCTTCCGTCTCGCGTGCGATATTCTCCTCGCGGAAGAGGCGGACTTGCATTTCCACGCTTCGGCGAAAAACAGCGTAGGTCTCGGGAAGGGCGGCGAAGCAGGGATGCCGGTGAAAAGCGCGGAGGATCGCCATTTGCCGTTGCTTCCTCCACGGATCGACGACGGTAAGAATTTCCAAGTACGCTTTTTCCCGTTCCGGATCGTCCGTTTGACAGGTCATCGCGATGTAGCGCTTGGCCCGCACCTCGTCCATCGCCGCCTGGACCTC from Methylacidimicrobium sp. AP8 includes:
- a CDS encoding M3 family oligoendopeptidase, which encodes MELGSGLRPLLGVDRIVGRRTALRLALACRRWQRLSAKMNASFPILPFVPRSFLPAETDLCSLCSLEGHFRRLEEELHAARSVSALESWLRHYDEVQAAMDEVRAKRYIAMTCQTDDPEREKAYLEILTVVDPWRKQRQMAILRAFHRHPCFAALPETYAVFRRSVEMQVRLFREENIARETEEARLCQQYQKIVGAMTISFDGREQTLAQVGRVLEEPDRERRRTAWEQIARRRLQDAGMLEEIFDRLLSLRTEIAAAAGFPDYREYAFARAERFDYTPADCLEFGRAIEEVVVPLCREMDSRREKRLGIDRLRPWDLAVDIDGKPPLRPFRTSAELLEKTERVICALDKPLGALFRQMRQDGLVDLENRKGKAPGGYQSTLAEARQPFIFMNAVGTHRDLETLLHESGHAFHTLLARTQPLYAYRSAPLEFCEVASMAMELLAAPYLGEFYGEEELRRARRNHLEGILRFLPWMAVVDGFQHWLYTHPGHSREERAAVWKDLVRRFGGKEDWSGYEDVLGSLWHRQLHIFEYPFYYIEYGIAQLGALAIWSRFRRDPEGALEAYRGALALGGSRPLPDLFSAAGAPLSFGRDNLATLVAAVWEELRGLGDDAG